The DNA region GGGATCTCCGAAACAGCCGGCCAAGAAGAAGCGGATGTCCCCGAAGACTCGTGATGAGCTGTATTCGCGCACCAAGAAGTACCTGTTGAAAGAGAGAGATCCGGAGTTACCGCCGTTGAACTCGAGCGTGTCGGacattctgaaaagttgtcaatttcaaaagaagaaaaattttACAGCATCTCAGCCGGAACCGAAGAGGTTGAAGTCCGTTGCGCGGAACGATGAGTCTGAGAGCAGTGGCGACGAGCATTTGATAAACCCGGAAAAACTGGACTTGAACTCGGATTTCTTCAACCGGCAAGAGAAGTTGGAGGAGCGAGCTGTGGCGGTGCCACAGTTTGACTGTAACGCCGGCATGAACTTGTCGGATAGTTCGGACGGGGAGGAGACGAATGAAGGCAAACTTCCGGCGTCGATCCCGAAGCTGGCCGCAGATCAGCTGATCAGCAAGATCAACGAATCGTCGAGCGGGTTTATGAACTTTAACAATTTGGGAGAGTTCAACAAGAAGATTCAGGAAGCGAAGGACATGTTGAAGAATTACCAGACGAAGGAGTCGCAGGAGGGCAAGGACGACgatgtttcaaatttattggcTCTGGGTGAGGCCGAGGCTGGAGCTTCACCCGGGAAAATGGGCCAAGCCAGCCAACCGGACAATGAGAGTGAAGAATCGGACTGGGAGGAAGTTGAGGAGGCTCGGAAGAGTCAGGCTTCGGAGGGGAAGCAAGCTGGCGATGCTGACTATCAGATAACGGTTGAGGTCGAGGGGACCAAGACGAAGAAGAAGCGGTGGGAAGAGATCGAGATGGAGCTGTACATTAAGCGGCAAATCAACAAGGTAAAGCGGGAGAAACAGTTGGCTTACCACAAGAGCAGCGTTCTTTGTTGTATCGCCGAAGGTCGTAAACTGAACGAGATTGTGGGCTCGGGAAGGGTTCAGGCGATGATGCTGTCCTGTATGCAGGCCAAGCAGTGCACGCTCAAGGGGAAGGTCGACGTGAAGTTTGTCGATCAGCTGATGGGTTGGTTCAAGGACACGTTCCAGCTCACGAGTCAGCAGATGCTGGGGGAGAAGCAGTCCAGCTTGAAGTTTACCCTTGCCTTGGAGTTGTTTACGCGAAAGGTGTCCTGCAAGCGTAACTACGTTCTGCTGTTTCTGGCCTGTTTGCGAGCTGCTGGAATTCACTGCAGACTGGTCATTTCCGCGAACGCCCCACCGAAACGGCCGGCCATGAAAGATCTTTGCCCGATTTCCGAGCGTCAGCTGATTGAGCAGTTCGAGCGTGAGTTCAAGGGTAAAGTTCGGAGCGGCGAAGACTCGACGGTTGATACGAGTGTGAAGGAAGAGGATACAACCGTTGAAGTGAAGGAAGAAGCTAAGGAAGAACCACAAGTCGAAGAGAAACAATCGGACAAGAAACCTGCCAAATCTGCTCGAGTTCCTAAGGTATTAATTGAGAAACTGGACGTGAAGACAAATGAAACCGCTGAAACCTCCTCAGTCAAAAAGCCTCCGAGATCGTCGCGGGTTCCAAAAGTGCTAGTTGAGAAACTTGAAGTGAAAACTCGAAGCCGCTCCCGATCGCAAACGGCCAAAACCGATGAGCAATCGCGCAAGCTGCGCTTCAGCCCCGAACCGGAACTCCTGGGCGCAGATTCCAAATCGGCCACACCAAGTCCTTCCAAGGAGAATCCAAAAACGCGAAAGAGTATCCTCAAAGCTGGCGCTTCACCGAGAATTTCATCCCGAAAGGCTCTGAACACGCTCAACATCCCGCAGCTGGACGGTATGGACGACATTCCGGCCAACTCACCCCGAAGACGAAATCTTCGTAGCAGCGATAAGGCATCGAAGCCGGATACCTCCAACGACCTGCCCTTCGCCAAGCGTAACACCAACACACCACAAGCGACGACTTCAAAGCAGATCCCCAAGCAACCGGGACGAGTCTCCAAGCGCAAACTCTTCACGACGAGCAAAACCGTCGAACCGGAAGTGGAACCCGCCAAAAAGCCCAAACCAACGAAGAATAAAATTCTGTCGTCCGATTCGGAACCCGAACAGGAGCCACCAAAATCGCAGTCTTCGCCGGCGTTGAGCAAGAAGCGCAAGGTGAAAAGCGCCGTCAAGTTGGCGGACCCCGAATCGGACGACAGTGACTTTGAACCTGCCGGCGACAAGAGGAAGAAGGTGGCAGCGAAGCGGACCCGAGTTGGCTCGGAGACGCCCGAtgtgaagaagaaaaaatcggCGCCGGCGAGGAAGGGCAAGAAGAAGGTGGAGATCGCGGAAAAGGAAGCGGACATCTCGAACTCGGCGGGGACGAACAAGACGGACGTGTGGATCGAGTTTTACGCTGAGAAGGAGAAGCAGTGGAAAACGGTGGATCTGTTTGCCGGGAAGGTCGACTGTGCGGAGTATCTGGCGGTAAGGAATGATGCGAGACGGGTGGGTGGATTACGGGTCATAGAATGTGCTAGATTTAGATAAAAGAACTCATGGCgtacttttgaaataaaaaaggcgaaaggctataaaattctCGGAAAAAATGCTTCGTCATTTAAGGATCACGCCTTAGAAAAAGTGtgaaaaagtttctaagtgctCTCCAACGggtagcaaacatcgaagcaaatcaaatttgcacccgacgtcaaccccaccgcgatacctgtcgcggtagcaaatttgctctcggtTCTTCAGGATTTCACTGTGCTACCCGCTATTCAGCTGGTTTGCTACTGCGGCAAATGGaatgatgcacggaaaaaacttaaattgttttttttatgtataaaaaagtgccaaaattaaaaaaaataaaaatgaaaaattaaaaaaaatatacaaaattcaaaaaataaaaaaaaaacaattaaaaaaaatgaaaaaaaaatcttaagatttaaaaatattatttaattatttttaaatcttaagataaaataaaataaaaattttaaaaaaatgtttaaataaaaaattaataaaaattaaaaaaaaataaacaaaacttaaaaaaatagttcaaaaaaaaaataaacgacaaaataaaaaaattaataaaaatataaaacttttaaaaatgacaaaatttaaaaaaattaattaaaataaaaaaaataaaaaagacaaaaataaaaattataagaaaatttaaaaaaatttagtaaaaattaaaaaaaattacaaaatttaacaaaaaaataaaaaaaaattttaaagaaaataaaaaaaattaagtaaaatttaaaaaaaaacataaaaattaaaaaaaagttcaaaattaaaaaaaaattcaaaaaaaattgtaaaatattgaaattgaaaaaaataacaaatttaaaaaattaaaaaaaattaaaaatatttaaaaaaattggaaaaccaaaaaaattaaaaagattgaaaaaaaaggaaattgaaaaataaaaaaagctattgaaattgaaaaaaaacattaagaattaagctatttaaacgcatttttgaatttttgtattttagaatttttgactttttgactttttgaatttttaaatttttcattttttgaaaaaaattaagctatttaaacgcatttttgaattttttatttttgtatttttgaattaatttttttttcgattttttgacttttcaaattttaaaatttttaaatttttgaaattttggttgaatttggtgggAGTGAAATTgggtagcaaatggtttaactttcgacattttcgaaaaatgaaattcttttagcatttctaggcatgaaacaacgcataattattgattttgaaggtaaacgagagcaaaaaatgataaaaacccatatttacccccgcggtgggcttgtttcggtggcaaatttgctaccctagctGTGGGGAAGACggatttttttcaaggtggcaaattcgATCTCGATATTCATGAGCCGggtacaaatttgatttgcaccccagcgctggagatgcccttagaaaataaaataagaaattatatgtacagatttaagtaaaaaaaatgtttcaatttttaatttcaaaattttttaaaaagttattaaaaattctttagttaaaaaatgatttttaaaaataaaatttaataatttaaatttctaacattcaaatttcaaagaagTTGTAGTTTTGCTGTTCtagatttttcaaaacgttattttaatcaaataacttttgttttatggaatatttattttaaaattcatagtattttatattaatattgacaaaattttatgcaaataaaaGTATTGCTTTTTCatattcctgattttttttattgatttttttctgctgtttcgCTAATTTTGAATgtcagaatttagaatttttgtgatttgaaaattgtgaaacctagattaaattttaaatttttaaatttttatttttgttttgaatatttaatctagaaataaaaaaaatagccgTCAACAATTAGGTAACGTTAAATAAGATTTCTTCAGTTCTGGAGTTCTTTTTAAAggatcaataaaccaaattttctgtttttgctttttgggtgttttttaatacccttgACTCAAGACGgtcctaaaatttcaaaaaaaaactccagagttgaataatttataaaattgaaaattcaaacatttcaatcaaataattattaaaaaccaaaattttataCAGCCTATTGTctcattaaaaaatcaattcccgttttCCGTTAAACAAcgtgtttattattgttttaattgAGCCGTTGGAATTATttctagagtattttttttaaatggtcctataaattaaatctagcaaaacattttaatagggccgaagccgaattgtaaacaaagagtctatcctgcccattcctaatgtaaacatcaagtgacgtgagcaggatagactctttgtttacacttcggcttcggtcctattacaatgttttgcttaaaattttcaatttttgctttttgagtgtttttagaaccgccttgaggtAGAGGTATTCaataacacccaaaaagcaaaaaatgaaaatttggtttataagaccttttcaaaaaaaaaaaaaaaaactctggatttttcaaagtttatgtcacgaACTGTCAAAACAAATTGACAGTTGTTAAcacaggttttttttatcacctTCACTATGACTACTTTCAAATGATTGCGGTTACCAGGTAGCACTGCACGAGCCAGAAAGAGAGGAAAAGGGAAAGAGCATGCGTCGTCCGGTCGGGCGGCTGTTTGAGTGCTAAGCTCGGTTTTTGTTCGTTCGTACCTAAAACTTTAATGAATTCAATATTGATTTAAGTATTGAGATTTGTATTGAGAAACCTATGATGCAAAAAGGCTTATATAAGGAATTGATGTTTCTATGTATGTTCTGGAAGGATCCATAACCCTCAAAAAACACTTCACTTTCTCAAACTAAGACACTATCTTCCCTCCCCTTCCAGCGCCACGCGACCGCCCCCATCAGCTACGTGTTCGGCTTCGACAACGCGGGCCACATCAAGGACGTTACGCCGCGCTACGTCCAGCACTGGAACACCGTTTGCCGCAAGTCGCGCGTCGAGCAGAAGTGGCTCGAAAAGGCGCTCAAGCCGTTCCTGCCGGAAAAATCCGACCGCGACGAGCAGGAGAACGCCGACCTCAACAAGATCGACCTGGACAAGCCACTGCCGACGACGATCGCTGAGTGAGTGGAGACGACTTGGGAAGGTGGGATTTctctgaattttgttgataatcGTCAATTTTGCAGATGCAAGAACCACCCGCTGTACGTGCTGAAGCGTCACCTGCTCAAGTTCGAGGCGCTCTATCCGGTGGAAGTGCCTAGCTTGGGCTTTGTCCGCGGTGAAGCGATCTACGCGCGAGAGTGTGTCTTTGTGCTGAAGACCCGTGAGAAGTGGTACAAAGAGGGCAGGGTTGTTAAGCCGTTCGAGACCGCGTACAAGGTGGTCAAGTGCTGGAGGTACGACAAGGAGAAGAACGAGTGGCTCGGCAACCAGCCGTGCGATATCTTCGGGATCTGGCAGACCGATGAGTACGACCCGCCGACGGCGGAGAACGGTGTGGTCCCGAGAAACGAGTACGGCAACGTGGAGCTGTTTACGCCCAAGATGTTGCCCAAGAAGACGGTGCATCTGCAGCGTGAGTAGACacgacctgtttttttttcagatcagATAGTTGACTAATTTTGGGCTTGTTTCAGTTCCGGGtttgaaccgcgtgtgccgccgGCTGGGCATCGACTGTGCGCCCGCGTTGACCGGCTTCGAGAAGGCCCGCATGCGGATGATTCCCGTGTACGATGGGTTCGTTGTGTGTGAGGAGTTTGGGGACCAGGTCACCGAGGAATGGTACAAAGagatggaggaggaggagaggcgCGAGCAGGAAAAGCTGGAAAAGCGCGTCTACGGCAACTGGAAGAAGCTCATCAGGGGTGTGCTGGTGCGCCGCAAGCTGCAGAACaagtacaattttgacaatctgTGAGATGTTATTGGGAAGGAGATTTTTTGTTACGAGgttctattttttttgtatacgtgtctttttgaaagtattttattataacTATTAAACCCAGTTGATGCCATATAGTATTGTAAATGTGactttgattttcattttttatttttctattttttcaagtgTCCGAATGGTTGCCTTTCAAGCTGTGGATCAGAGGTCAAATCCCGCCCGTTCACATTGCCATCGATTTTTCGGTGGCAACTAGAACCCCCTGCTCCCTCTGGGACCAACAGATACTCGGGCGGTGGGAGAGTGGAGGAATGGACGGGAAGATGACCAATCAGCCACACCACAACGCGTGAAAGAAGGAAGGAAGACTCTTCCAACAAGACCCCCCTGATATCATCATCATCCATCAAGACGAAGAACAATATATCTCGGATCTATTAATAGACGCACGGCTCCGTGATGGCAAGGCCGATTGAGCCAGTTAgggtatccagatttttaagcgaagatggcgttacgaatgtTGCCAACGAGCTAGTACTAATAAACTCCCTGCTGAACAACACCAACCACCAACACTGGTGGTCTACCGCTCGCTCTCCAAAGGTGTTTTCCCGTCGAAATGGCAGATCGCTTCAATTACCGCGATCCACAAGTCGGGTAGTCGAACCAAAGTTGAGAATTACCGTTCGATCTCAATGCTAAGCTGTTTGGAAAATGGTGTTGAAAAACGTCACCTCGGAATACCAGCACAGCTTCATG from Culex quinquefasciatus strain JHB chromosome 3, VPISU_Cqui_1.0_pri_paternal, whole genome shotgun sequence includes:
- the LOC6035015 gene encoding DNA repair protein complementing XP-C cells homolog; the protein is MNRARRSVTVKKKVATPPAKVAADSDDDFESEEEESGADFSASEDEWLPGKGDKKQKAGTESDGEESAAVDEDEEEDDPSGDGSGSDESVVATKKAKVKRSGKGSPKQPAKKKRMSPKTRDELYSRTKKYLLKERDPELPPLNSSVSDILKSCQFQKKKNFTASQPEPKRLKSVARNDESESSGDEHLINPEKLDLNSDFFNRQEKLEERAVAVPQFDCNAGMNLSDSSDGEETNEGKLPASIPKLAADQLISKINESSSGFMNFNNLGEFNKKIQEAKDMLKNYQTKESQEGKDDDVSNLLALGEAEAGASPGKMGQASQPDNESEESDWEEVEEARKSQASEGKQAGDADYQITVEVEGTKTKKKRWEEIEMELYIKRQINKVKREKQLAYHKSSVLCCIAEGRKLNEIVGSGRVQAMMLSCMQAKQCTLKGKVDVKFVDQLMGWFKDTFQLTSQQMLGEKQSSLKFTLALELFTRKVSCKRNYVLLFLACLRAAGIHCRLVISANAPPKRPAMKDLCPISERQLIEQFEREFKGKVRSGEDSTVDTSVKEEDTTVEVKEEAKEEPQVEEKQSDKKPAKSARVPKVLIEKLDVKTNETAETSSVKKPPRSSRVPKVLVEKLEVKTRSRSRSQTAKTDEQSRKLRFSPEPELLGADSKSATPSPSKENPKTRKSILKAGASPRISSRKALNTLNIPQLDGMDDIPANSPRRRNLRSSDKASKPDTSNDLPFAKRNTNTPQATTSKQIPKQPGRVSKRKLFTTSKTVEPEVEPAKKPKPTKNKILSSDSEPEQEPPKSQSSPALSKKRKVKSAVKLADPESDDSDFEPAGDKRKKVAAKRTRVGSETPDVKKKKSAPARKGKKKVEIAEKEADISNSAGTNKTDVWIEFYAEKEKQWKTVDLFAGKVDCAEYLARHATAPISYVFGFDNAGHIKDVTPRYVQHWNTVCRKSRVEQKWLEKALKPFLPEKSDRDEQENADLNKIDLDKPLPTTIAECKNHPLYVLKRHLLKFEALYPVEVPSLGFVRGEAIYARECVFVLKTREKWYKEGRVVKPFETAYKVVKCWRYDKEKNEWLGNQPCDIFGIWQTDEYDPPTAENGVVPRNEYGNVELFTPKMLPKKTVHLQLPGLNRVCRRLGIDCAPALTGFEKARMRMIPVYDGFVVCEEFGDQVTEEWYKEMEEEERREQEKLEKRVYGNWKKLIRGVLVRRKLQNKYNFDNL